In one window of Macrotis lagotis isolate mMagLag1 chromosome 5, bilby.v1.9.chrom.fasta, whole genome shotgun sequence DNA:
- the LOC141490080 gene encoding olfactory receptor 5V1-like, translated as MKDIKERGNQTVVTEFIFLGFSNHLELQGLFFLVFLVVYLLTLLGNFLILTAIRINPVLHTPMYYFLSNLSFLDICYTSTTVPIMLVNFFREKKTISYEGCLSQLFFLVTFAGSEGVLLAAMAYDRFIAICHPLRYPILMSNRVCAYLAAGSWLCGLVNSLTHTRLTAALTLCGPNQISHFLCDIPLLLKLSCSDTSVNEFTLYVSSATIGLSPCLFTAVSYILIISAILKIQSAQGRQKAFSTCASHLTVVVIFFGTANFNYDRPSSGYSLDVDILVSVLFCIVTPMLNPIIYSLRNKEVKVALRKLCEGYILPSDSSVQISS; from the coding sequence ATGAAGGACATTAAAGAAAGGGGAAACCAAACAGTTGTCACTGAATTCATCTTCTTGGGATTTTCCAACCACCTAGAACTGCAGGGATTGTTCTTCCTGgtatttttagttgtatacctgCTAACTCTTCTGGGTAACTTTCTCATATTAACAGCAATCAGAATCAACCCTGTTCTTCATACTCCTATGTATTATTTCCTTAGCAACTTGTCCTTCCTGGACATCTGCTACACCTCCACCACGGTCCCCATCATGCTGGTGAACTTTTTCAGAGAGAAGAAGACCATTAGCTATGAAGGCTGCCTGTCCCAGCTTTTCTTCCTTGTTACTTTTGCAGGCTCTGAGGGTGTTCTGTTGGCTGCTATGGCATATGACAGATTTATAGCCATTTGTCATCCATTACGTTACCCAATTCTCATGAGCAACAGAGTCTGTGCCTACTTAGCAGCTGGGTCCTGGTTGTGTGGGTTAGTGAATTCTCTGACCCACACAAGGCTGACAGCAGCTCTCACTTTGTGTGGTCCCAACCAGATCAGCCATTTTCTCTGTGATATCCCCCTCCTCCTGAAGCTCTCTTGCTCTGACACTTCCGTCAATGAGTTCACACTCTATGTGTCCAGTGCCACCATTGGTCTGAGCCCCTGCCTCTTCACTGCTGTGTCCTATATACTCATCATCTCTGCCATCTTAAAAATCCAGTCTGCTCAAGGACGACAAAAAGCTTTTTCCACTTGTGCCTCTCACCTCACTGTGGTCGTCATCTTCTTTGGAACTGCCAACTTCAACTATGACCGGCCCAGCTCAGGTTACTCCCTGGATGTGGACATCCTGGTCTCTGTCCTCTTCTGTATTGTAACTCCCATGTTAAACCCTATTATCTATAGCCTGAGAAACAAGGAAGTCAAAGTTGCCTTGAGAAAACTATGTGAAGGATATATTTTACCCAGTGATTCCAGTGTTCAAATCAGTTCTTAA